CCCAGGTCGGCGAGATCACCGGTGACGACGATGGCGGCGGGGTTCGGATGCACGGCGCGGATCGCGGCGAGCGTCCGCGCGAAGTTCGCCTCGACGTCGTAGCGCCCGCCGAGACGCGCGCCTTCCGCGAGGAAGTGCGGATCGCTGACGTGGATGAGGACGTGAGACGCGGGCCGGTGTCGGCCGAACGCGTACGCGCTGCCTGTTCCTGCTGACATGGCATCAGCCTATGCGCCCCCACCGACTACTGCGTCTGTAGTGCTCACACTAGGATTCGTTCATGGCCAAGAACGAGAGCCGACGACGGACCATCGCGGATGCCGGCCTGACCGTGCTCGCGCGAGACGGATCCCGTGGACTCACCCACCGCGCGGTCGATGTCGCCGCCGCCGTCCCGACCGGAACCACGTCCAACTACTTCCGCAGCCGCGACGCCCTCGTGGCAGGACTCGTCGAGCGCATCGGAGAGCGCCTGGCTCCGACGCCGGAGGACCTCGAGCGCCGCGCCTCCGCCACGCCGGGACCGGCGCTGTTCGCCGACTACGTCCGCGACATCGTCCGACGCCTCAGCGACGACCGCGACGTCACGATCGCCCTGTTCGAACTGCGTCTGGAGAGCAGCCGCCGCCCCGAGGTCGCCGCGGTCCTCGGAGCGTGGCAGCGCGCCGGCCTCGACGGCGACGTCGCGTTCAACGCGGCGGCGGGTCTGCCCGGGGGCCGACGCGAGATCGCGCTGTTCCACTACGCGATCGACGGCCTCCTGCTGGATCGGCTGACATCGCCGATCGATCCGGACACCTCGACCGACGAGATCGTCGACGCCCTGGTGGCCGGGCTGCTGCGTTGAGACGGCGGCCGCGGGTCAGTGTCCGAGGACGATGATCAGGATGCCGGCGACGACCGCGGCGGCGCACATCACGAAGCAGCCGTAGGCGCCCACGAGTGAGAGCGACTTCTGCGACTCTGTCAGCGGGCTCTTCTTGGCTGCCTTCGCGGCCTGCTTCGCCGCCCGCTTGAGCTCCTTCTCGGAGATGACGGTGATCGCATCGGTGAATTCCGCGGGGCTCACCACCGGAGCGCGCCCGCTGCGCACGAGCAGTCGGAGACCGAGCGCGTAGAACGTGACGATGGCGGTGGCGCCGATCAGAGCGGCGGCGAACACCTGGAGGAAGGCGAGCCAGTCGATGGACACGTTCATGCGGAATCTCCGTCCCGGCCGGCATCCACGGGCTTCGGGCTCTTCCCGGACTTCGAAGCCCCCTTGGCCTCGGCCTTCTTCTTCGCCCGCGCCTTGGCCTCGGCCTTGGCCTTCTCCCTGGCCTCGGCACGCGCCTTCGCCTCCGCCTTCGCGCGCTCGATGCGCTGCTGACGACGCGTCGGCGGCGGCGTGTCGGGAACCTCCACCGCCAGGTGGGATTCGGCGACGTCGCTCATCGCGTTCGCGTGCGTCACCGCGTTGCGGCGCGAGCGCATGAAGAGACCGAGGATGATGAGCACGGCGATGACGGCGTCGATCGCGACGCCCCAGTTGCCGAGCCACACGACGAGCAGAGCGGCCAGTGCACCCACGCCACCCGCGGCC
This genomic interval from Microbacterium sp. LWH11-1.2 contains the following:
- a CDS encoding TetR/AcrR family transcriptional regulator, with the protein product MAKNESRRRTIADAGLTVLARDGSRGLTHRAVDVAAAVPTGTTSNYFRSRDALVAGLVERIGERLAPTPEDLERRASATPGPALFADYVRDIVRRLSDDRDVTIALFELRLESSRRPEVAAVLGAWQRAGLDGDVAFNAAAGLPGGRREIALFHYAIDGLLLDRLTSPIDPDTSTDEIVDALVAGLLR
- a CDS encoding peptidase gives rise to the protein MNVSIDWLAFLQVFAAALIGATAIVTFYALGLRLLVRSGRAPVVSPAEFTDAITVISEKELKRAAKQAAKAAKKSPLTESQKSLSLVGAYGCFVMCAAAVVAGILIIVLGH